A genomic window from Deltaproteobacteria bacterium includes:
- the dnaN gene encoding DNA polymerase III subunit beta, whose translation MNFTVDRDLLIDVLTGIQGVAERRHTMPVLSHALMTIGGGNLTVVSSDLEIVVRCLQPVAAGEPGSIALPARKLLDIAKVLPKESPVTVTGKEGNYVEISSGRTHFRLAGLPSQEFPEMPEKPSGKTVSIDGDTFRKLSERVVPFASSDETRYNLAGILLERAETETGSMLRMVATDGHRLAMADGEVGNIGELLAARKILVPKKGILEIRKLAESGPGSIELSASEKFLFAAKGDTEVWVRLLDADFPDYRQVIPKENLLTATVGRDAFAEVLRRVAVMAPDKVHSVKLSFSGKQLEVSSTSPDQGEARDLLEAEYEGPAMKIGFNGRYLQDAVSGVSEEKMVLQLKDEVSQVILRPEKEHNYLAIVMPMRIY comes from the coding sequence ATGAACTTTACTGTGGACAGAGACCTGTTGATCGACGTGCTCACCGGAATCCAGGGAGTCGCGGAACGACGGCACACGATGCCGGTCCTTTCCCACGCGTTGATGACCATCGGCGGCGGGAACCTGACGGTGGTGTCGTCGGACCTTGAAATCGTGGTCCGCTGCCTGCAGCCGGTCGCCGCGGGCGAACCCGGGTCGATCGCCCTTCCGGCCCGCAAACTGCTCGACATCGCCAAGGTGCTTCCGAAGGAATCCCCGGTGACGGTGACCGGGAAAGAGGGGAACTACGTCGAGATCTCCTCGGGCCGGACCCATTTTCGCCTTGCCGGATTGCCCTCCCAGGAATTCCCGGAGATGCCGGAGAAGCCGTCGGGGAAGACGGTATCGATCGACGGCGACACCTTCCGGAAACTTTCCGAGCGCGTAGTGCCGTTCGCCTCCTCCGATGAAACCCGGTACAACCTCGCCGGGATCCTGCTCGAGCGGGCCGAGACGGAAACGGGATCGATGCTTCGGATGGTGGCCACGGACGGACACCGGCTGGCGATGGCCGACGGCGAGGTCGGCAACATCGGCGAGCTCCTTGCCGCGCGCAAGATCCTCGTCCCCAAGAAGGGGATCCTCGAGATCCGCAAGCTCGCGGAGAGCGGGCCCGGTTCGATCGAGCTGTCCGCGTCGGAAAAGTTCCTCTTCGCCGCGAAGGGGGACACGGAAGTTTGGGTGCGGCTGCTCGATGCCGATTTCCCGGACTACCGGCAGGTCATCCCGAAGGAGAACCTGCTGACGGCCACGGTGGGCCGGGATGCCTTTGCCGAGGTGCTGCGCCGCGTCGCCGTCATGGCGCCCGACAAGGTGCACAGCGTGAAGCTCTCCTTCTCCGGGAAGCAACTGGAAGTCTCCTCGACCAGCCCGGACCAGGGGGAGGCCAGGGACCTTCTGGAAGCGGAGTACGAAGGCCCCGCGATGAAGATCGGGTTCAACGGAAGGTATCTGCAGGACGCGGTTTCGGGGGTTTCGGAGGAGAAGATGGTCCTGCAGTTGAAGGACGAGGTCTCGCAGGTGATCCTTCGGCCGGAGAAGGAGCACAACTACCTGGCGATCGTCATGCCGATGAGGATCTATTAA